From the Variovorax paradoxus genome, the window GGGATCTGGAGCACGCCAGGGTTCGTCATCGCACGGGTCCTTTCTTCAATATCGGGTGTGGGGTCAATCGGCGCCGAGCTGCAGGCGGCTGGGCAGGCGCTTCTCGATCGAGAACTTCAGCAGCGCCGCGCAGCGGAAGATGCCGTGCGCGAACTTGCCGTAGGGCAGCGTGAGGAACAGCGCCATCACCACGCCCAGGTGCACCGCCAGCAACAGCGCCATGAATTGCGTGTCGCGCCAGGCCAGCAGCGCCAGGCCCGTGAGGCTGGTCAGCAGCAGCAGCGCGATGAAGCCGCGGTCCATGGGCCGCTGCGCGACGTCGCCATGCGCCGGGTCGCGCCGCAGGTTGAGCCACAGCAGGCCGATCGGGCCGATCACCAGGCCGATGCCGCCGGCGGTGCCCAGCAGCACCGGCAGGCTGGTCAGCGCATAGGGCGCATGCATGTCGAACAGGTAGTGGTAGAGCGTGGCCACGCAGGTCGAGGCGAAGCACAGCATGAAGCCGTAGAAGGTGAAGTGGTGGAAGCGCCGGCGCCACAGCGTGAAGCGGTCGTCCTCGTTGTTGCAGCCCTCGCCGTGGCCGCCGCCGAGGTACTTCAGGCGCAGCGCGTCGTGCGCCGCTTCCGCGCTCGCGGGCCCGCGCACGCCGGCCATGGCCGGTGCGTTGCCCGGGTCGTCGTTGGCGGGCGAGACCTCGCGCCAGAAGCGCCGCACGCCCAGGGCCAGCGCGAGCAGCACGAACAGCGACACCGCGCCGAACAGCAGCGCGAGGAAGTTGTGCGGGAAGATCGCGTAGAAGTTGCCGGCCAGGGGCGCGTGCAGCAGCGAGCCGCTCATCGCGACCGCGAGCACCAGGAACAGCGCGAGGCCGCCGGCCAGGGCCAGCGCGACCGTGAGCCCGGCCTTCTCGTAGAGCGAGCCCATCGCGGCGGGCCAGGCGTAGTCGTGGTAGGTCTGCACGCGCACCTGGGCCATGGCCTGCGGCACGTTGACCGCGAACTCGTGCGGCGGCGCGTACTGGCAGGCATGCAGGCAGGCGCCGCAGTTGTGGCAGAGGTTGGCCAGGTAGTGCGTGTCGGCCTTGCCGAACTCGAGCCGCCGCGTCATCGCGGGGAACACGGCGCAGAAGCCCTCGCAGTAGCGGCAGGCGTTGCAGATCTGCAGGATGCGCGCGACCTCGCCCTCGGGCGCGGTCAGCGGAAGGGCGGGCTGGATCGGGATCACGCGCGACGGGGTGGCGTCGATGCCGTCCGCATCGGCACGCGCGCGGGCGACGAGATCAGTGAGCTGCTGCAAGAGAGGTCTCCGGGGAATGCTGCGAAAGATGCCGGGCCGCGCGCGCGGCCTGGGTGCCTGCGATGCGGCCGAAGGCCGTGCCGATGCTCATGCCGACGCCCGCCGTGTAGCCCTTGCCGAGCACGTTGCCGGCCATCATTTCGCCGGCCACGAACAGGTTGGGGCTGGGCCGGCCGCCGAAGCGCACGGCCGCGGTCTCGTCCACCTTCAGGCCCAGGTAGGTGAAGGTGATGCCGGGGCGCACCGGGTAGGCATAGAACGGCGCGGTGTCGAGCGGGCGCGCCCAGTGCGTCTTGGCCGGTGCGAGGCCCTCGGTGTGGCAGTCGTCGAGCGCGGTGTGGTCGAAGCGGCCGACGCGGCAGGCGGCGTTGTAGTCCTGCACGGTGCGCACGAAGGTGGCTTCGTCCAGGCCGATCTTCTGCGCCAGCTCGCCGAGCGTGTTCGCCTGCGTGCCGGTGAACACCGGCGGCATGAAGCGCCCAACCGCTTTCTGGTCGATGATCGACCAGGCGATCTGCCCCGGCTGCTGCGCCACCAGCCGGCCCCAGATCGCATAGCGCTTGGGCCAGAAGTCCTCGCCCTCATCGTAGAAGCGCCGGGCTTCGCGGTTGACCACCACGCCGAGCGAGACGCAGTCGATGCGCGTGCAGATGCCGCCGTCGTAGAGCGGTGCGCGCGCATCGATGGCGACCATGTGGCCCTGCGAGGGATCGCCGATGCTGTCGGCGCCCGCGGCGATCATGTGCTTGAGCAGCACGCCCTGGTTGAAGCGCGTGCCGCGGATGAGGAAATTGTCGGCCGGCCATTCGCCGCGCTCGTTCTGCCCCCAGGCCTCG encodes:
- the tcuB gene encoding tricarballylate/citrate utilization 4Fe-4S protein encodes the protein MQQLTDLVARARADADGIDATPSRVIPIQPALPLTAPEGEVARILQICNACRYCEGFCAVFPAMTRRLEFGKADTHYLANLCHNCGACLHACQYAPPHEFAVNVPQAMAQVRVQTYHDYAWPAAMGSLYEKAGLTVALALAGGLALFLVLAVAMSGSLLHAPLAGNFYAIFPHNFLALLFGAVSLFVLLALALGVRRFWREVSPANDDPGNAPAMAGVRGPASAEAAHDALRLKYLGGGHGEGCNNEDDRFTLWRRRFHHFTFYGFMLCFASTCVATLYHYLFDMHAPYALTSLPVLLGTAGGIGLVIGPIGLLWLNLRRDPAHGDVAQRPMDRGFIALLLLTSLTGLALLAWRDTQFMALLLAVHLGVVMALFLTLPYGKFAHGIFRCAALLKFSIEKRLPSRLQLGAD
- the tcuA gene encoding FAD-dependent tricarballylate dehydrogenase TcuA — its product is MIDVLVVGGGNAALCAALMAREAGASVLLLEASPKEWRGGNSQHTRNLRCMHDAPQDVLVDAYPEEEYWQDLLKVTGGLTDEHLARLVIRASSNCRDWMRSHGVHFQPPLSGALHVARTNAFFMGGGKALVNAYFRSAERLGVQIRYDTPVASVELDGERFVAVRTEAGERIAAKSCVLAAGGFESNREWLREAWGQNERGEWPADNFLIRGTRFNQGVLLKHMIAAGADSIGDPSQGHMVAIDARAPLYDGGICTRIDCVSLGVVVNREARRFYDEGEDFWPKRYAIWGRLVAQQPGQIAWSIIDQKAVGRFMPPVFTGTQANTLGELAQKIGLDEATFVRTVQDYNAACRVGRFDHTALDDCHTEGLAPAKTHWARPLDTAPFYAYPVRPGITFTYLGLKVDETAAVRFGGRPSPNLFVAGEMMAGNVLGKGYTAGVGMSIGTAFGRIAGTQAARAARHLSQHSPETSLAAAH